The genomic DNA CTTGCGCGATGTGCGCCAGCGCGGCTTGGACTACAACGCGGATTTCGCCAAACTGCCTTAGCTTCCGGTCGCCATTACCGCCCTCGTACAGGGGGCGTATGAATTCGCGTGGCGAACCCTGCACGCAAAGCAGATTGACGCCGTCGCTCGACGGATGAGTTCGGGCGAAGTCGAACTCATCCATCGCGTCGAGATAGTTACTGAAGACCTTACCTTCGGAGCGGCCAATGCGGTCCCCATTGGCGTCAAGCAGGTGTTTGGCCATCACCCATGCGGCCAGAGCGTATGGCCGGCCTAGGAGCTTCTCTAAGTTCTCGGTGAAGGTCGACGCCTTGTTAATGATGCTTTCGAACTTGGCACTGCCGTCACCAGACTTTCTTGCCCATGTGAGGACGAGCTGTAGCAAGCCAGCGTCGGCAAAGAACGACATGAAAGTGCTGGGGGCAGGCAAGCGCAGCTCGCTGGCGTCAGGGCCGGCCAGCTTCCTTATCGCGGCTTCTATGTTCTCAACGGTCGCTTCAGGGATTTCCATTTCAACCGGTCTCGATTGACAACTCAAATTAGCTGGTGCCCAGCTCTTAGCACCCGAAATGCGTTGTACCTAGCAATCTGATGCCGTCTTTAGCTGGTTGTACGTCAGATTGTCGCGTGCGAGCTAAATTTTAGGAATCGCGCGTCTAGATTTCTTCGTTGGGACGGCTCCAGCGTCTGGTGCATCCACCGATTCCTCAACTTTTGCGAACAACTCCCCTGGGTCGCTTGCCAGCGCCTTTGCTAGGAGCCCAATGTTGTCGAGCGAAACATTTGTGACCATGCGCTCCACTTGGCTTACATAAGTCCTGTGAAGGCCAGCAAGGTCGGCGAGTCGTTCCTGCGAAATTTTCTGTGCTGCACGTAGCTTTTTTAAGTTTGAGGACAGCCGCTGGCGCAGGGCTATCTGCTCGGGCAAGAGGTGTTCGTTCATAAGCGAAGCATCGCCGAACGAAGACGATGAATCTACAGCCTTTCCATCTACAGAGTTTGAATCTACAGAGTTTACATCTACATGGTTTGCATCTACACTCGTTTCATTCAGATGGATGCATGGCGGCGATGTTGTGACGGCCGGAGCCGTGGGGACGGCTGCCAAGCGCCTCGGAACTCCGGTCGTGCACTTCACAACGCTAAGCGATATCCGCGAGCTTTCGCGATATAGCGGGAACTCCCAGCGCTGTCGTGCATTGTCCAATCACCATCTTTAGCTTGCGAACTTGAGACCCGAAGACGGTATGGAAGCACTTCAACTGCGTTACGTCCCTGCCACCGTACGTGCTGTCATGTCGCGTGCAGGGGCACCGGCTACGATGGAAGTAGCTGGTCGTTCGTATGAGCTCACCGGGGAGGAAATGCCTGGAGAGGTGGAGTGGCGCTTAGCGCTGCTTCGATGGCTAGGCCGAAAGGTCTTTTTTTACCTTGCATCTTTGACACCGGACGACCGCATTCAAAAGCTGCTTCGCGTTGAGCACGACTTGATACGCCGCTCTTGGCTTCATGCAATTGAAGCTCATGCCGTGGCAGAAGGCGCGCTCGCTTCCGTAAGCGACCTGACGGACCAGGAGCTGGCCGCCCTAACGCGTGGGAGCGTCTACTTTGATGCGCTCACCAAACGCGAGGGTGAGCGCTTGATTAAGCGCTTTGAAAGGATGGTCGCACGTCACTGCAAGACTCGCGAGTCAGCTTCTCTGCTACGCGTTGAGGTGCATGGCGCGCAAAGCGCCGCTCAAATGAAGTGGACGGATTGGCTCGGTGTCTCAGGTGTCAAAGACTGAACACGTCGATGTGCTGCTGGGGTTGCCTGTTCTATGTGCGCTGCTGGGCTGGTGCATCGGTCGTTTAATTCGTGGCCGTCGGCCACGCATAGAGATTGAGCGTTCGCGGCTTGCCGTTAGTGCCGGATATCTCCGCGACGCGCACGACGCCCAGATTTCGAGCTTGACGCGGTTGCGATGTGCCTTTGACGCGACATATTTTTGTTTATGTGAGGTTGCCGAGACGGATGGCATTGCGGTCGAAGGGCGGGCACATCCGAGCGATGAGCTAATCCGAACTGCACTTACCGCGCTAGGTGCATCCGCAGAGGACTTTAGGGCGGTTGAATTGCTTGCAAAATGGGCGGCCGAAAACAGCCCTACGATGCCAGAAGTAAGCGTGAAAGACGCATGCAAGCTAGCAGAGCGAATTCATCATAAGACGGTTTCGTTGCTCTCTGCGGTGCCCGCGCGTTAGCTAGCGGGCAACAGTAAAGAAGCCCGAACAACCAGAATAGACGACAAGTAGCTTGCCATCAGTGTTTGTAGGATTGCTAAACGTAAGAGTGTGAGAATGTTGAGGGTGACAGTAGAGCTGTGGCCAGGTGGCCGGGAGACGGCAAAACGAGTGATAGCAACGGCCGACATCGGCCGCATACGCGATGGCGCACTTGCTGACTATGAGGTGACCCTCAGGGAAGGGCTGCTTGGCGACATTGGTGACACGGCTTTTGTGCGCAGCTATCCAAGGTGGAGCGCAAGCGTGTGGGACCTGGTCTCTCGTGCGATTGCTGCGGCGCTGAATGGAGGCCGCGAGGAACTATCAAAAAGACCCCAATTGCCTGAGGTGTCCGTGCACGTGGAGGAAGGTAGCGGCCGCCGATATGTACGCTTGAGTGAGATTCCGGAGCCCGCAAGGACGTTTTTCGCCCGGAATATCGAATTCTCAGGCATGCCCCTGCCAGGCTGCGCGTGGGCCCACGATTGGCAGGATTTCCTGGAAGGGCGACGATAGTGCTGACAGGACTGCCCGGCGAATCGCTGTACATCCCTCCGCCACGCCGCTGTGGCGGATTAGTGCTCTATCTGGACCTGGACGGGTGCCTTCACCCGGAAAGCGTCTATCTGCATCCAAAATTTGGGCCAATACTTTGGAACGCGCCGGGACATGAACTTTTCGAGCATGTGAAGCTGCTTGAGCAGGTCCTTGAGCCTTACCTCGATGTCTGCATCATCTTGTCGACAAGCTGGGTTCCGCGGTATCGCGGAAGCCTGCGCCGCGTGCTGCGTCGGTTCACGCCTTCGCTGCGAGCACGGGTCGTAGGTGCGACTTATCACTCGCAGATGAGCATGGCAGATTTCACGAACACGGCGAAGGGCATGCAAGTGTGGTCTGACGTGCTGCGCCGCAAGCCTGAGGCTTGGATTGCCCTGGATGATGACGACAAGAACTGGCCCGCATGGTGCCGGGACCATCTTGTTCGCACTGACCCATACCTTGGCATAGGCGAGGCGTCTGTACTGTCTGAGTTACAGGCAAAACTGGCGGAAATATTCACCCCGACAACTAGATGAAACTTGAGGACCGAATCGCGCGCTCAATAAAACGGCGCAAAGGCATCGTTATTTTGCGTTCCGACGTAGCCCCGCTGGGAAGCACCACGCAGGTCGGGCGGGTGCTTGCAAAGCTGGTACGCGACGGAAAGCTGGTGCGTGTCAGTAAGGGTGTGTTCGCAAAGACGCGAGCGAACAGATTTACCGGGAAGTTGGCACCGGCGGCGCCGTTCGAGGTGATTGCAGCGGAGACGTTTCGGAAGTTGCGCATCGAGGTGCAGCCGGGACGACTCGCGCGTGAGTACAACACGGGAAAAACGACGCAAATTCCTATGGACGGCGCTGTAAGCACAGGCAGGCGTCGGATACGCCGAAAAATCCAGGTCGGTAGCCGTGTCGTGAAGTACGAAAATTCTTGATAGAGGCTGTTCTCATGCTGAAAATCGCGATTTATGACGGCGACTTCTTTGGCGACATGTCGGAGCTTGCGCATGTCTGCGACTTCGAAGGCAGCGTCACACCCGACGACCGCCCTCCTTTCATGCCGCTAGAGGAGACACTTCGTATGTTGGCCATGTACGCAAAACGGTACAGCGTTCCTCGCCTGCTCGGACCTTGTTTTACAGTCTTTATTCAACGCATCACCGGTGCCGAAGCGATTACGGTTGTGCGGCTGGATGGATATGCCCGCGATGGACAGGTTAGCGCGCATGTAATTGGACTTCCTCCGGACTGGACCACGGAGCCGGTTCGCTATGAGCCAGACGACGACGCGGTCGAGGTTGTGCGCAAACTCCTGGCTGCTCAGTTTCCCCAATGACACCGCCCAAGGCACGCGTTTGGTCGCAAAACAGTGAGTGGCGCGTACGTTTGCGTCGGCGTCAGCTGGTGCGTCGTGGGGAGCTTTTGTCGCCTAGGCAGTTTTGCCGGCAAAGGGGGATATCCCGCGCACGTCTTCTACAACTGGAGCGATGTGGAAAGGTGTTTACAGTGCAGATTGGAGGCAAACCGTACATTCCTCTGGTGCTTGCCGACCGCTCAATTGACCAACGTCGGCTCGGAAAGCTACTGAGACGATTACCGTCATCCATGCCACCGATAGCGAAGTATCTTTTTTGCGTTGGTCGCAGGGGCTCGCTCGGCGACAAGTCCCCGGTTCAAGCGGTGTGGCGCGGGAAGCGCTTTCGTGTGGCGCTACGACTTGCCGACAACGAGGCGGCTGAAGTTCGGCTGGCGCAGGCGTTAAGGGCCGGGGAACTATCCGGACCGGCCGCCCCTTTCGACGGCAAAGCATTCTCGCGGCGCAAGCGGCCCGTGCGTGCCCCGCTAAGTAGCTTATGGCACGCCCGTGTCGATTTTCTCAGATATCTTTGCAAGCATTTCTAATTGAGTATGAACGGGGATAACGAATGACAAGTCCCGATGACCCGGTAGCAGTCTCGGTCACCATAAATGCGGGCGATTTCACGCTCCTGCTAACGGATGAGCGAAAATTTCGGATTCCTTGGAAATGGTTTACCCGTTTGCTAGCAGCGACGCCCGAGCAGCGAAGCTCGGTTCGAGTCTGCGAATCGGGCGCACGGTTGCATTGGGACCAAGTAGACCTAGACATCAATGTGGTCGCGCTTATACACGACGCCGAACAGCTTTTGCTTGACGAAGAGCTAAGCTCACTGGTACCTGACGACTTTCCGAACGAGACGACGCCCGCGTCATTGTCAGGGGCGCAGCCGAAACTCGCCGCGCGGAGAATCGCCGGTCGAATTGTCGTTGGGCTGACGGCTCGCGAACGATACGAGCGCTGGGACGTCTGTGAGGACCTCGCGCGTCAGCTTGTTCCCAAAGCGCTCAAGGACGCGACTAAATTCCCCGAGAATTCGCGTGACGTGACACTCAGGCGCTTGCGACGAGCGATTGAAGGCAAGGAGTGGACCGAAGGTTTGGAAACGGATTGGCTTATAGAGCGTCTGCGGGCCTTGCTAGGGTGGTAACGTGCGATGAGAGGGGGAACAGTGGTAACTAACGGACAATACAGAGGTGGCCGGTCGCCTCGACCCGGGTGCGACGATGATATTTCGGACCGTGACGTGTGGGCCGAGGCGGAGGCAAACCGACTTGCGTTAGTTGTCGGCGGAAAATTGTTGAGTTTCGATGCATTGTTAGCAGCACTGCAGGCAACGCCCAGAGATATTGACCGCGAGCTACGAGACGGTAGGATTTTTTCCGTCGAGTTGGCCGGCCAACTGTACTACCCCGCGTTTTTTGCTGACAGCAATATCGACCGAGCCGCGCTCGGCAGCGTGTCCATCGCTTTGGGTGGCATGCCAGGTTGGACCAAATTCGACTTCCTCGTCTCGCGTCGCGAAAGTCTTGGCGAAAGAAGTGCACTCGAGGCGCTCGCAGCAGGAGCGGTGGCGCTGGTATTGAACTGCGCGCAGCGATTTAGGGCGGGGGAAGCCGGGTGACAGCGAAGGTGCTGCTCTTTTTGAAACCATGACCGGCGTCAGCACCGCTGACCGTGTCCGGGTCAGCGACCTGAATTCATAGAGGTTTGACATGTCCTTCGCAAATCAGCCACTTGCTTTTCCTGCGCGGTACTACGTGGCAGGTTTTTAGCGAGCGCACCGGCGTAGCTGAGTCCAGCTTTGATGGAGGCGCCGCAGAAGACAGCATTGTGTCCACATCACAGCTAGTCGCACTAGCGGACGGACTAGAAGCAGAGTGGGTACTTGTTCCGCGCGAGCATCTGCATGCCGTTCGGCGCCTCATTGATGGAAATGGAGCGAGCCCTGACTATTCCGCCCTGAGCTCCGCCGAGCTGTTTCTCAAAACGAAGTCAAACAAAGGAAAGACTGGCGATGACGAGTGATACCGCATGCATGGACTAAACCAAGGACTAAAGTGAATCTTGACGACCTTCATCTGTGGTATTTGGCCGAGCCGCTCACACTGCGATACATCGGTGCATTGTCACCGGTATCGTCAGGTGAAACAGTCTCACTGCGTTACTGCGAGGAGTGGCTCGGTATCGACTTCCCGAAATCCAGCGACGCTGTACAGCGCAGCTTCGCGAGCTGACTAGTGAGACCTTCCGACGCAATAACGTCCAAGGTTATTCGGCACCTGTCAGATTCTCCCCGCCTCTACGGACGACGCATACGGCCGAGTTTGCCACCATGAAAACGATGGGCATGGGCGCTGTGAGCACCATGGAAGGCGGCACTGGCCGGCGCGAACTCGCGAGACTCCATGTGCACGTGCGCCCGCCCCCGCCTAGCTGATTGCGGCGGCCTACCTGCGGGAACTTGCCGTGGGAGACGTCACACGTCGCCAGCATGCTTTCTCCAGCACCTTGCGACCATGTGCCAAGCGCTTTCGCCGGAGTTCGGTTAACACTAAATTAACGCGACAGGCCGCCTCTCATCCAGACCGCGACATTTCCGGTATTATCGAAGCATCGCCCGTTCGACCTTTA from Paraburkholderia sp. HP33-1 includes the following:
- a CDS encoding HAD domain-containing protein, with amino-acid sequence MLTGLPGESLYIPPPRRCGGLVLYLDLDGCLHPESVYLHPKFGPILWNAPGHELFEHVKLLEQVLEPYLDVCIILSTSWVPRYRGSLRRVLRRFTPSLRARVVGATYHSQMSMADFTNTAKGMQVWSDVLRRKPEAWIALDDDDKNWPAWCRDHLVRTDPYLGIGEASVLSELQAKLAEIFTPTTR
- a CDS encoding DUF6088 family protein — its product is MKLEDRIARSIKRRKGIVILRSDVAPLGSTTQVGRVLAKLVRDGKLVRVSKGVFAKTRANRFTGKLAPAAPFEVIAAETFRKLRIEVQPGRLAREYNTGKTTQIPMDGAVSTGRRRIRRKIQVGSRVVKYENS
- a CDS encoding helix-turn-helix domain-containing protein; its protein translation is MNEHLLPEQIALRQRLSSNLKKLRAAQKISQERLADLAGLHRTYVSQVERMVTNVSLDNIGLLAKALASDPGELFAKVEESVDAPDAGAVPTKKSRRAIPKI
- a CDS encoding DUF2442 domain-containing protein — encoded protein: MTSPDDPVAVSVTINAGDFTLLLTDERKFRIPWKWFTRLLAATPEQRSSVRVCESGARLHWDQVDLDINVVALIHDAEQLLLDEELSSLVPDDFPNETTPASLSGAQPKLAARRIAGRIVVGLTARERYERWDVCEDLARQLVPKALKDATKFPENSRDVTLRRLRRAIEGKEWTEGLETDWLIERLRALLGW